The Rhodobacter sp. 24-YEA-8 DNA segment CTTGCCATTCTGAATGTCTGGGAGGGGGTCATGACTCATCTCCTGCAGCTGGTTTGCGGGACTATGACGACGGGGCTGCGCGCTGACAAGCCCGGGCCAGCGGCGAAAAATGGCGCAAAGGCGTGTAAAAGCCGCGCAAATGGCACGCAGATCCGGTCAGGATCCGGCATGCTGGACCTGGCACCAGGTGACCTGGCCGTGGGGGAATGCGATGACAGAGATCCGGCCCGAAGACGACCTGCCCGCCTGGCGGCGGCAAAAGCGCGCAGAGCGGCTTGCGGCCCGCGACCTGATGTCTGCGGCGGAGCGCCGGGAGGTGGCGGCGGCGCTGGCGGTCCATCTCGACCGCCAGCTGGTGGAACGTGGCCTGCTCAGGCCTGGCATGATCCTCTCGGGCTATTGGCCGATAAGGGCCGAGCCTGACCTGCGGCCCTGGATGCTGTCGCTTGAGGCCCATGGATTGAACCTTGCACTGCCGGTGGTCGAGACCCGAGCCGCGCCGCTGGCCTTCCGGCGCTGGACACAGGGTGCCGCGATGGAGCGCGGGCACTGGAACATCCTCGTCCCCGCTGCGCCCGAACATGTCCGGCCCGATATCAGCCTCGCGCCGTTGGTCGGCTGGGACCGGAAGGGCTACCGGCTCGGCTATGGCGGGGGCTATTTCGACCGCACGCTCGCGGCGCTGACCCCGCGTCCCTTCACGATCGGCGTGGGTTTTCACGGCGCGGAACTGGCGAGCATCTTCCCGCAGCCGCATGATATCGGCCTTGACGCCATCATCACCGAAAAGGGCCTTCAGGTCTGAGCCGTCTCAGGCGCTGCAGCCGGCACAGCCCTTGCGCTTTTTCACCCGGATCATCCGGGTCTCGGCATAAAGCGCATCATGGATCATCAGCCGCCCCTTCAGCCCCTCACCCGCGCCGGTGATGTGTTTCACCGCCTCCAGCGCCATCATCGCGCCGATCACACCCGGCAGCGGCGCCACCACCCCCGCCTCGGCACAGGAGGCGACCATTCCTGGCGCCGGCCGTTCGGGAAAGACGCATTCAAAACACGGGCCGCCCTGCGCCGGATCCCAGAGCGAGAGCTGCCCCTCCCATTGCGTCATCGCGCCGGTGATCAGCGGTTTTCCCAGCCGCGCGCAGGTCTGGTTCACAAGGTAGCGCGTGTCGAAATTATCGGTGCCGTCCAGCACCAGGTCGTAATCGGCGATCAGCGCCTCGGCCACGGCGGCATCAAGCCGGCGGTGATAGGGCCTCACCTCAATAAACGGGTTCAGCGCCTTCATCGCGGCTTCTGCGGAAAACACTTTGGGCATTCCGATCCGCGCGTCAGAATGGATGATCTGGCGTTGCAGATTGCTGAGTTCGACGACATCATCATCGATCACCGCGATCTCGCCCACCCCTGCCCCGGCAAGGTACAGGAGCACCGGCGCGCCAAGCCCGCCTGCCCCCACAACCAGAACTTTCGCGGCTTTCAGGCGCTGCTGCCCCTGGCCGCCGATCTCCCGCAGAAAGATGTGGCGGGCATAACGGCTGACCTCGGTGGGCGTGAACGGCCCTTCTTCGCGAGGCGGCTCCTGCGGGGCGGTCTTGCCCGCCTCGTTGCGCAAATACCGCAGGAGGTGGCGATAGCACTGCACCAGCACCACCACCGATCCCAGCACGAGGAAATAGCGGCTGTCCCAGCCAAGCTGGATATTGACGCGCTCGACCCCGTACCAGCCGATCCCGGGCTGGAGCGCGGCCCAGAACAGGGCAATCCCGATGGTCGCGCCCCGCCCGAGCCCGGTCCCGAGCAGAATGGCCAGAAGCAAGAACACCGTCGGATTGTCGAACATCTGCTGCCTCCAGGGCCTGAACTGCGCCTAGGCCTCAGGGGCCTCAGCCTCGGATGCCTCAGCCTCCGGTGGAGCCAAACCCGCCGGCACCGCGCGCGGTCTCGTTTGAAAATGCCTCGACCACCCGGAAATCAGGGCGCAGAACGGGCACGAAGATCATCTGCGCGATGCGTTCGCCGGGGGTGATCTCAATCGGGTCCGAACCCGCCGGATTGCGGTTCCAGACCGAGACCATGATCTCGCCGGTATAATCGGGGTCGATCAGCCCGGTGCCATTGCCCATGACAAGGCCCTTCTTATGCCCCAGCCCCGAACGCGGCAGCACCAGAGCCGCCAGCGACATATCACCGAAATTCAGCGCGATCCCCGATTTGACCAGCACCGCCGGCGCCTGGGGCGCGATCAGGAGCGGCTCATCGATACAGGCCATCAGATCGACCGCAGCGGCACCTGCGCTCTGATAGCGGGGCAGGCCCCAGTCATTCAGGCGGGGATCGAGAATCCTGACTTCCACTTCCGGGCTCCTTTGCGGGGGATGTTCCCTCATAGCAATCGCTCCAGGGGCATACAACATCGGGAAAGCGGGCTTGCCTGCGGCCCCGGGGCGGGCCAGGTTGCGGGGGAAGCAACCCCGACCGGAAGCATGATGGCGCTGGAACCCCTGCGAAAACTGATCGCCGGCAATATCTTACGGATGACCGGCAGCGGTCAGATCCGGTTTGACGCACCTTTGGGGGATCCCGGGCTCTTCGGGCCGGAAGCGGTCTGCTGGCGGGTCCATGCCGATTTCGTGCCGATGGTGGTGGGCGGCGTCTCGGCGCTGATGCTGCAAATGCTGCACCCCCTCGCGATTGCCGGTGTCTGGGACCATTCGAATTTCCGCGATGATGTTCTGGGGCGGCTGGCGCGCACGTCCCAGTTCATCGCCGGCACCACCTATGCCGCGCGCGCCGAGGCCGAGGCGCTGATCGCGCGCGTCCGCCGCATCCATGAACGGGTCGCGGGCCAGGATGCCTCGGGCCGCCCCTATCGCGCCTCGGATCCGGATCTGCTGACCTGGGTGCATGTGGCGGAAGTGTCGGGCTTCCTCGCCGCACATCTGCGCTTTACCGAGCCGGATATGCCCGTGGCCGACCAGGATCGCTATTTCTCGGAAATGGCGCTGGTGGCGCGGATGCTGGGCGCGCGCGATGTGCCGGTGACGGCGACCTCGGTGCAGGACTATCTGACCGGCATGGTGCCTCAGCTGCGGTTTGACGACCGCGTGGCCGAGGTTTTGCAGGTGATCTCGACCGCGCCGGTCAGACCTGCCGTGCTGGGGCTGTTTCGCAAAATGGTGACACGGTCGGGCTTCGGGATCCTGCCCGCTTCCATTCAGGCGCTTTACCCTGCCGCGGCACGGCCGCGGTTTCCGGCGGCGCCGCAGCTCATTGGCATGGCGGCCCCGGTGGGCCGCTGGGCTATGCAGGGCGGCGTCGCCCGCCGTTCGCGGATCAGAGCAGCAGCGGCAGGCTGAGCCCGCCGCTCCGGCACAGGATCAGGCGTTGAAGAGGAAGTGGAGCACGTCGCCGTCCTTCACCTCATAGGTCTTGCCCTCGACGCGGAACTTGCCGGCCTCTTTCGCACCCGCCTCGCCCTTGCCGGCGATATAATCATCGTAGCCGACCGTTTCCGCCCGGATGAAGCCCTTCTCGAAATCTCCATGGATCACACCGGCGGCCTGGGGTGCCAGCATGCCTTTGGTGATCGTCCAGGCGCGGGCCTCTTTCGGGCCGACGGTGAAATAGGTCTGCAGACCCAGAAGCGCATAACCCGCGCGGATCAGCCGGTCGAGGCCGGCCTCTTCCAGGCCCATCTCGGCAAGGAAGATACCCGCATCCTCTTCGGGAAGCTGCGCCAGCTCTTCCTCGATCCGGGCCGAGATCACCACCGTGCCCGCACCCTGCGCCTTCGCCATCTCTGCCACACGGGCCGACTGGCTGTTGCCGGCGCCTGCCGAAGCCTCTTCGACATTGCAGACGTAAAGCACCGGTTTCGCGGTCAGAAGCTGCAAAAGCTTCCACTGTTTCTGGTCATCCTCATGCACTTTGACCGTGCGCGCGGGCTGCCCCGCCTCCAGCGCGGCCTGGGCCTGGGCCAGCAGGCGATCCTGATCTGCGGCCTCTTTGTCGCCGGATTTGATCTTGCGGGCGAGATTCGCGCGGCGGCGCTCGAGGCTTTCAAGATCGGCGAGCATCAGCTCGGTCTCGATGGTCTCGGCATCGGCGACCGGGTCAATGCGGCCTTCGACATGGGTGATGTCGCCATCTTCAAAGCAGCGCAGCACATGGGCAATGGCATCGCATTCGCGGATATTGGCGAGGAACTGGTTGCCAAGACCTTCGCCTTTCGACGCGCCGCGCACGAGGCCCGCGATATCGACAAAGGTCATCCGCGCCGGGATGATCTGTTTCGAGCCGGCAATCGCCGCCAGTTTGTCGATCCGCGCATCCGGCACCGCGACCTCGCCGACATTCGGCTCGATGGTGCAGAAGGGGAAATTCGCGGCCTGGGCCGCAGCGGTTCTGGTCAGCGCGTTGAAGAGGGTCGACTTCCCCACATTCGGCAGGCCGACAATACCCATCTTAAAGCCCATTTCCGGCCCTCCATAGCTGATGGGGCCAGTTAGACGAGAGCGGGCGCGGGATCAAGGAAGATGCGGGTGAAATCGCCGCGAGAGCCGCCGGCCCGGGCATCTGCGCGCGCAGAACGCCTGAAAACCTGCGGTGAAGCATTGCCTTTCTGCCGGGCTTTCGGCAAATCATGGCCAAAAGCCCGGGCTTCGGGCCCGGTTTCGGGAGAGCTGCAGATGACCAGGATCGACGACACATTCGCCAGGCTGCGCGCTGAGGGCAAAAAGGCATTCGTCTCCTATATCATGGCAGGCGATCCCGATGAGGCGACCTCGCTTGCGCTCTTGCGCGGCCTGCCGGGCGCCGGGGTCGACATCATCGAACTTGGCATGCCCTTTACCGATCCGATGGCCGACGGGCCGACCATCCAGGCCGCCGGCCAGCGCGCGCTGGAAGCCGGGATGACCCTGACGAAAGTGCTGGATATGGTGCGCGCCTTCCGCGAGGGCGACACGACCACGCCCGTCGTGATGATGGGCTATTACAACCCGATCTATTCGCATGGCGTCGACCGTTTTGTCGCCGAGGCGAAGGCGGCCGGGATCGACGGGCTGATCGTGGTCGATCTGCCGCCGGAAGAGGATGAGGAACTCTGCCTGCCCGCCCAGGCGGCCGGGATCAATTTCATCCGCCTCGCCACACCGACCACCGATGCGAAACGGCTGCCGAAAGTGCTGCAAAACACCTCGGGCTTTGTCTATTACGTCTCGATCACCGGGATCACCGGATCGGCCGTGCCGCAGGCCAGCGACATCGCGCCGGATATCGCGCGGATCAAGGCGTCGACCGATCTGCCGGTGGTGGTGGGCTTTGGCATCAATACGCCCGAGATGGCGAAATCCATGGCGGCGATCGCCGATGGCAGCGTTGTCGGCTCGGCGATTGTGAAAAGCGTGGGCGAGAAACGCCCGGTAGCGGATATCCTCGCCCAGGTCGCGGCGCTGGCCGCAGGCGCTCATTCCGCCTGAGGGCGGTCAGGGGGGCAGCCAATCGCATCTCCGGCCCGTCGGGCCGGGGCTGGCCAGGGCGCAGGCCGTCGATCAGAAGGCCCGGGATAAGCCCCGCAAGCGCAGTCAGCCCCACAAGCAGAGCAGGCATCAGCAAAAACGCCATCGCCCTGGTCGCGCCCTGCCCCTCCGGCCAGAAGACGAGCGCCAGCAACTCCGGGTCTGGCTGGTAAAGAGAAGGTAAGACACAGGCGCAGAGATCGCGCGACTGTTACCGGCAAAAACGGACCTTTCAGGATCTGTCCGCAACTGCCCTTTTGTCTTGCGAAATTTGGGCCCTCCCGGCGCCCCGGCTCAGCCCTGTGGCGTCATCGCCTTGCGCTGGCGGGCGCGCTCCAGTCCCAGGCGACGCTCGCGCCAGATAATCATGATCCCGGCCACGATGATCAGCACCGCCCCGGTCAGCATGGTCGAGGTCGGCATTTCCTGGAATACGAACCAGCCGATCGCCAGCGCGAAGATCATCGAGGCATAGTCGAAAGGGGCGACCAGCGAGGCATCGGCCTCGCGGTAAGCCGAGGTCAGAAGGATCTGCCCGACCCCTCCCATCAGGCCGGCGGCGATCAGGGTGATGGCCTCGCGCGGGGTCGGCCAGACCCAGCCGAAGGGGATGGTAAACAGGGACAGGCAGGTTGCGGTAACCGAGAACCAGAAGACGATGGTCGCGGTCTTTTCGGTCGCGACCAGCTTGCGGATGAAAACCTGGGCCAGGGCGGCAAAAACCGCGCCGGTCAGCACGATGACCGCGCCGAAAGCCTCGGCATGGCTGCCCTCACCGGGCACGCCGCCTTGCAGGATGGTCAGACGCGGCCAGATGACGATCAGGACGCCCACAAGCCCCATCAGCACCATCGAGATCCGGAACAGCCGCACATTCTCGCCCAGAAACATCGCGGCAAAGACCACTGTCAGCAGGGGCGCCGCATAGCCGATGGCGGTCACTTCGGGAAACGGCAGATAGGCAAGACCGGCAAAGCCCAGCCCCATCGCCATCGTACCGGCAAAGCCGCGCCAGACATGGCCCATCGGATTGGCGGTGTAGAACCCGGTCCGTAATTCGCCCCGCAGCGCCAGCCAGGCCACGATCACCGGGATCGCAAAGAAGGACCGGAAGAAGACCGCCTCGCCGCCTGGCACCCTGTCGGAAGTGGTTTTCACCAGCGCCGACATCAGAATGAAAATCAGGACCGATCCCAGTTTAAAGGCGATACCGCGCAACGGGCGCATGGGCTTTCCTCTCGCTACACCATGTTCTGACCATGGCATGACGCGGGAGGCAAGTCCGAAGGCCGCCCGGGCGCTCTGGACCTTGGGCCCGGGATCGGCTTTCCTGCGCGCCGGAGGTGCCGTCATGTCAGAAGTTAAGACCGGTCATCGGACAGAAGACAGGATCGACCAGGGGCGCGGGCTTGTGCCAGCCGATCTGGTGCTGAAGGGCGCACGGTTCTTTGACCTGATCACCGGCGATCTGGTGGAAAGCG contains these protein-coding regions:
- a CDS encoding 5-formyltetrahydrofolate cyclo-ligase translates to MTEIRPEDDLPAWRRQKRAERLAARDLMSAAERREVAAALAVHLDRQLVERGLLRPGMILSGYWPIRAEPDLRPWMLSLEAHGLNLALPVVETRAAPLAFRRWTQGAAMERGHWNILVPAAPEHVRPDISLAPLVGWDRKGYRLGYGGGYFDRTLAALTPRPFTIGVGFHGAELASIFPQPHDIGLDAIITEKGLQV
- a CDS encoding molybdopterin-synthase adenylyltransferase MoeB, which translates into the protein MFDNPTVFLLLAILLGTGLGRGATIGIALFWAALQPGIGWYGVERVNIQLGWDSRYFLVLGSVVVLVQCYRHLLRYLRNEAGKTAPQEPPREEGPFTPTEVSRYARHIFLREIGGQGQQRLKAAKVLVVGAGGLGAPVLLYLAGAGVGEIAVIDDDVVELSNLQRQIIHSDARIGMPKVFSAEAAMKALNPFIEVRPYHRRLDAAVAEALIADYDLVLDGTDNFDTRYLVNQTCARLGKPLITGAMTQWEGQLSLWDPAQGGPCFECVFPERPAPGMVASCAEAGVVAPLPGVIGAMMALEAVKHITGAGEGLKGRLMIHDALYAETRMIRVKKRKGCAGCSA
- the dut gene encoding dUTP diphosphatase, coding for MREHPPQRSPEVEVRILDPRLNDWGLPRYQSAGAAAVDLMACIDEPLLIAPQAPAVLVKSGIALNFGDMSLAALVLPRSGLGHKKGLVMGNGTGLIDPDYTGEIMVSVWNRNPAGSDPIEITPGERIAQMIFVPVLRPDFRVVEAFSNETARGAGGFGSTGG
- a CDS encoding oxygenase MpaB family protein, translated to MALEPLRKLIAGNILRMTGSGQIRFDAPLGDPGLFGPEAVCWRVHADFVPMVVGGVSALMLQMLHPLAIAGVWDHSNFRDDVLGRLARTSQFIAGTTYAARAEAEALIARVRRIHERVAGQDASGRPYRASDPDLLTWVHVAEVSGFLAAHLRFTEPDMPVADQDRYFSEMALVARMLGARDVPVTATSVQDYLTGMVPQLRFDDRVAEVLQVISTAPVRPAVLGLFRKMVTRSGFGILPASIQALYPAAARPRFPAAPQLIGMAAPVGRWAMQGGVARRSRIRAAAAG
- the ychF gene encoding redox-regulated ATPase YchF — translated: MGFKMGIVGLPNVGKSTLFNALTRTAAAQAANFPFCTIEPNVGEVAVPDARIDKLAAIAGSKQIIPARMTFVDIAGLVRGASKGEGLGNQFLANIRECDAIAHVLRCFEDGDITHVEGRIDPVADAETIETELMLADLESLERRRANLARKIKSGDKEAADQDRLLAQAQAALEAGQPARTVKVHEDDQKQWKLLQLLTAKPVLYVCNVEEASAGAGNSQSARVAEMAKAQGAGTVVISARIEEELAQLPEEDAGIFLAEMGLEEAGLDRLIRAGYALLGLQTYFTVGPKEARAWTITKGMLAPQAAGVIHGDFEKGFIRAETVGYDDYIAGKGEAGAKEAGKFRVEGKTYEVKDGDVLHFLFNA
- the trpA gene encoding tryptophan synthase subunit alpha, whose product is MTRIDDTFARLRAEGKKAFVSYIMAGDPDEATSLALLRGLPGAGVDIIELGMPFTDPMADGPTIQAAGQRALEAGMTLTKVLDMVRAFREGDTTTPVVMMGYYNPIYSHGVDRFVAEAKAAGIDGLIVVDLPPEEDEELCLPAQAAGINFIRLATPTTDAKRLPKVLQNTSGFVYYVSITGITGSAVPQASDIAPDIARIKASTDLPVVVGFGINTPEMAKSMAAIADGSVVGSAIVKSVGEKRPVADILAQVAALAAGAHSA
- a CDS encoding DMT family transporter — translated: MRPLRGIAFKLGSVLIFILMSALVKTTSDRVPGGEAVFFRSFFAIPVIVAWLALRGELRTGFYTANPMGHVWRGFAGTMAMGLGFAGLAYLPFPEVTAIGYAAPLLTVVFAAMFLGENVRLFRISMVLMGLVGVLIVIWPRLTILQGGVPGEGSHAEAFGAVIVLTGAVFAALAQVFIRKLVATEKTATIVFWFSVTATCLSLFTIPFGWVWPTPREAITLIAAGLMGGVGQILLTSAYREADASLVAPFDYASMIFALAIGWFVFQEMPTSTMLTGAVLIIVAGIMIIWRERRLGLERARQRKAMTPQG